A region from the Aphis gossypii isolate Hap1 chromosome 1, ASM2018417v2, whole genome shotgun sequence genome encodes:
- the LOC114130495 gene encoding uncharacterized protein LOC114130495 — protein MSSIMMDDSGIDSDTTKRHKTTVEENGINSDEDSNTSDCSMRVTKPSFFQKKLEQYAKPGLMEYNQMAVPNSKSSKIDKLPVLVDWDSSDSEMEIRFFPGPKARQTLSDTFSLQEFHGSIESEDLDLIPPQHATKTDNQCCSLVLQRCTIL, from the exons aTGTCTTCAATCATG atggaCGATAGTGGAATAGACAGTGATACTACAAAGCGTCATAAAACTACAGTTGAAGAAAATGgcata aacagCGACGAGGACAGCAACACAAGTGATTGTTCGATGAGAGTTACAAAACCTTCATTTTTCCAGAAAAAATTGG AACAATATGCTAAACCAGGTTTGATGGAATATAACCAAATGGCTGTTCCTAATAGCAAATCATCCAAGATAGATAAATTACCAGTGTTAGTAGATTGGGATTCATCTGAcag tgAAATGGAAATACGGTTTTTTCCTGGACCTAAGGCTAGACAAACATTGAGCGATACTTTCAGTCTACAAGAATTTCATGGGTCTATAGAATCTGAGGACTTAGACTTGATACCACCACAACATGCAACTAAAACTGATAATCAATGTTGCAGTTTGGTTTTGCAGAGATGTACAATTCTttga